A section of the Streptomyces sp. NBC_00178 genome encodes:
- a CDS encoding MerR family transcriptional regulator codes for MTADDSFGRLDDDDYPAYTMGRAADMLHTTQGFLRAIGEARLITPLRSPGGHRRYSRYQLRIAARARELVDNGTPIEAACRIVILEDQLEEAQRINAEYRRTAQSAPTD; via the coding sequence ATGACAGCAGACGACTCCTTCGGCCGTCTCGACGACGACGACTACCCCGCCTACACCATGGGCCGCGCCGCCGACATGCTCCACACCACCCAGGGCTTCCTCCGCGCCATCGGCGAAGCCAGACTCATCACCCCACTCCGCTCCCCGGGCGGCCACCGCCGCTACTCCCGCTACCAGCTACGCATCGCGGCCCGGGCCCGGGAACTCGTGGACAACGGGACGCCGATCGAGGCGGCCTGCCGCATCGTCATCCTCGAGGACCAGCTCGAGGAAGCACAGCGCATCAACGCCGAATACCGCCGCACCGCCCAATCGGCACCTACGGACTGA
- a CDS encoding STAS domain-containing protein — protein sequence MRPLTITVRDAVTGPVLEITGDLDYETAPELRRTVDSLTLTAGQLLVLDLADLAFCDSSGISALISARSQAVEHGARIALATVPAHTARILRIVGLDQVFAIHANVATATAGS from the coding sequence ATGAGACCGTTGACGATCACTGTCCGAGACGCCGTCACCGGTCCCGTACTGGAGATCACCGGTGACCTCGACTACGAGACGGCGCCCGAACTGCGCAGGACCGTGGACAGCCTGACTCTCACCGCGGGACAACTGCTGGTCCTGGACCTGGCCGATCTGGCCTTCTGCGACTCCAGCGGTATCAGTGCCCTGATCTCGGCCCGGAGCCAGGCCGTTGAACACGGCGCCCGCATCGCCCTTGCCACGGTCCCCGCCCACACCGCCCGCATACTGCGCATCGTCGGCCTGGACCAGGTCTTCGCCATCCACGCGAACGTCGCCACAGCCACCGCCGGCAGCTGA
- a CDS encoding SpoIIE family protein phosphatase, with protein MCRTGPSVPEPGEEHDVDSTDAAFTSLLEDSAEELYEQAPCGYLSTLMDGTIAKINTTLLDWLGLKRSQVVGRMRFADMLTVGGKLYHETHFAPLLQMKGEVSGIAMDIKTAGEQWIPVLVTSKVKTSENGEPTLIRTTVFDARDRRAYEAELLRGRKAAEEARRQSEADRLRLQEALAVLQQSLLPAELPAVPGMEADSYYHTASPDLLGGDFYDLFPLDGGRWAFFLGDVCGKGPQAAAVTSLARYTLRAAALHNADPVRTLSTLNTVLHDRYAGGEGRYCTAVFGILEIGDHHAGVHLASGGHPSALIQHADGSADYLPTPGGLLVGVLPQAPFVAARTRLLPGDTLLLYTDGLTEARTGPDRERYGEDALRAFTAAQPPAGPQALITALSGLLTSFGDGLDDDTALLALGIPATLPTSAKEDLT; from the coding sequence ATGTGCCGCACCGGCCCATCGGTGCCCGAGCCGGGCGAGGAGCACGATGTGGATTCCACGGACGCGGCGTTCACATCACTGCTGGAGGACAGCGCCGAGGAACTGTACGAGCAGGCCCCATGCGGGTACCTGTCGACGCTGATGGACGGCACCATCGCAAAAATCAACACCACGCTGCTGGACTGGCTGGGCCTCAAGCGGTCACAGGTGGTGGGCCGGATGCGGTTCGCCGACATGCTGACCGTAGGCGGCAAGCTGTATCACGAGACTCACTTCGCGCCGCTGCTGCAGATGAAGGGCGAGGTCAGCGGCATCGCCATGGACATCAAGACCGCCGGCGAGCAGTGGATACCGGTGCTGGTCACCTCGAAGGTGAAAACCAGCGAGAACGGCGAGCCCACGCTCATCCGCACCACCGTCTTCGACGCCCGCGACCGCCGCGCGTACGAAGCGGAGCTGCTGCGCGGCCGCAAGGCGGCTGAGGAAGCCCGTCGGCAGTCCGAGGCCGACCGCCTCCGCCTCCAGGAAGCGCTCGCCGTCCTTCAGCAGAGCCTGCTGCCCGCCGAGCTTCCCGCCGTTCCAGGCATGGAGGCAGACTCCTACTACCACACCGCCTCCCCGGATCTGCTGGGCGGGGACTTCTACGACCTGTTCCCCCTGGACGGCGGGAGGTGGGCGTTCTTCCTCGGTGACGTGTGCGGCAAGGGCCCCCAGGCCGCAGCAGTCACCTCGCTGGCCCGCTACACCCTGCGGGCCGCCGCCCTGCACAACGCCGACCCCGTCAGGACGCTGAGCACACTGAACACAGTGCTGCACGACCGGTACGCCGGCGGCGAGGGACGCTACTGCACGGCCGTATTCGGCATCCTCGAAATCGGCGACCACCACGCCGGCGTACACCTGGCTTCCGGAGGCCATCCGTCCGCGCTGATCCAGCACGCGGACGGAAGCGCCGACTACCTCCCCACCCCCGGCGGGCTGCTCGTCGGTGTCCTGCCCCAGGCACCGTTCGTCGCCGCCCGCACCCGGCTCCTGCCCGGCGACACCCTGCTCCTGTACACCGACGGCCTGACCGAGGCCCGTACCGGACCCGATCGCGAACGGTACGGCGAGGACGCCCTGCGGGCCTTCACCGCCGCCCAGCCTCCGGCGGGCCCGCAGGCCCTGATCACCGCCCTGAGCGGCCTCCTCACCTCCTTCGGCGACGGGCTCGACGACGACACCGCCCTCCTCGCTCTCGGCATCCCCGCCACCCTTCCCACCAGCGCGAAGGAAGACCTGACATGA
- a CDS encoding alpha/beta fold hydrolase — MDIRRRNNVTVTGRADGPVLLLAHGFGCDQNLWRLVVPALAERYRVVLFDYVGSGRADPSAWDERRYSSLEGYAQDVLEVADELDLRDVTFVGHSVSAMVGVLTAAKAPERISRLVMVAPSPCYIDDEGYRGGFSAEDIDELLESLESNYLGWSAAMAPVIMGNADRPELGQELTNSFCATDPDMARVFARTTFLSDSRQDLKTVTVPTLILECRQDVIAPREVGAYVRDVIPDSRLVTLEATGHCPQLSAPQATAEAITDFMGAAR, encoded by the coding sequence ATGGATATCCGTCGCAGGAACAACGTAACCGTCACAGGCCGTGCGGACGGACCGGTGCTCCTGCTGGCTCACGGGTTCGGGTGCGATCAGAACCTGTGGCGCCTGGTGGTCCCTGCGCTGGCTGAGCGCTACCGGGTGGTGCTCTTCGACTACGTGGGTTCGGGCCGGGCGGACCCGTCGGCCTGGGACGAGCGTCGTTACAGCTCGCTGGAGGGCTACGCCCAAGACGTGCTGGAGGTGGCCGATGAGCTGGACCTGCGGGATGTGACGTTCGTGGGGCACTCGGTCAGTGCGATGGTGGGGGTGCTCACGGCGGCAAAGGCGCCGGAGCGGATCTCCCGGCTGGTGATGGTCGCGCCCTCGCCCTGCTACATCGACGACGAGGGGTACCGGGGCGGGTTCAGCGCCGAGGACATCGACGAGCTGCTGGAGTCGCTCGAGTCGAACTATCTGGGTTGGTCGGCTGCGATGGCCCCGGTGATCATGGGCAACGCGGACCGGCCGGAACTCGGCCAGGAACTGACGAACTCGTTCTGCGCGACCGACCCCGACATGGCCCGCGTCTTCGCCCGCACGACGTTCCTCTCCGACAGCCGCCAGGACCTGAAGACGGTCACGGTGCCGACGCTGATCCTGGAATGCAGGCAGGACGTGATCGCTCCCAGGGAGGTTGGCGCCTACGTCCGCGACGTCATCCCCGACAGCCGCCTGGTGACCCTGGAGGCTACGGGACACTGCCCGCAGCTGAGCGCGCCGCAGGCCACCGCGGAAGCGATCACCGACTTCATGGGAGCAGCCCGGTGA
- a CDS encoding DUF6193 family natural product biosynthesis protein codes for MAEDVITEAEWMSLLASDRVDGDLVRAAYAEPRLRQLFPRVGMWELHFSRCTEHPRTWEVPCIAPRRGGGYVVAGPSRVELVGEADTAEAAVEMVANRLPPGCGRAVVANRHDLAALTQEG; via the coding sequence ATGGCGGAGGACGTCATCACCGAGGCCGAGTGGATGAGTCTGCTCGCTTCGGATCGCGTGGACGGTGATCTGGTGCGCGCCGCCTACGCCGAACCCAGGCTGCGGCAGCTCTTTCCCCGGGTTGGCATGTGGGAGCTGCACTTCAGCCGGTGCACTGAGCACCCCCGCACGTGGGAGGTGCCCTGCATAGCCCCGCGACGGGGTGGAGGGTACGTCGTGGCAGGACCGTCCAGGGTGGAATTGGTCGGTGAAGCCGACACCGCCGAGGCAGCCGTGGAGATGGTGGCGAACCGTCTGCCTCCAGGCTGCGGTCGAGCGGTTGTCGCCAACCGTCACGACCTCGCTGCTTTGACACAGGAAGGCTGA
- a CDS encoding TetR/AcrR family transcriptional regulator: MTDRNRRAAKSPARSRYAPAQLDEGEILRRGLEAFAELGYAATTVRELARRLEVSHNFINDRYGSKDTFWRAVVDFAMRDDQDDFNRQLAKPGDDDEHLTGVIVQLYRRSANASAKNRLLADESTRDSERLDYLHQRFIQPFWDSIEPAVNNLVAAGRIPRVPPHVLYTAITGPALALAQDPVADRLNPAAAPAAEQDRESLADTLSSLVLHGLLRPCGQ, translated from the coding sequence ATGACCGATCGAAACCGAAGGGCCGCGAAGTCGCCGGCACGGAGCAGGTACGCCCCTGCGCAACTGGATGAGGGCGAGATTCTCCGGCGCGGGCTCGAGGCCTTCGCGGAGCTCGGCTATGCCGCGACCACGGTGCGGGAGCTGGCGCGGCGCCTTGAGGTGAGCCACAACTTCATCAATGACCGCTACGGGTCGAAGGACACCTTCTGGCGCGCTGTCGTGGACTTCGCGATGCGGGATGACCAGGACGACTTCAACCGTCAGCTGGCCAAGCCGGGCGATGACGACGAGCACCTGACCGGTGTGATCGTTCAGCTCTACCGGCGATCGGCGAACGCCTCGGCGAAGAACCGGCTGCTGGCGGATGAGTCGACCCGCGACTCCGAGCGCCTGGACTACCTGCATCAGCGCTTCATCCAGCCGTTCTGGGACAGTATCGAGCCGGCCGTCAACAACCTCGTGGCAGCCGGCCGTATCCCGCGGGTCCCCCCGCATGTCCTGTACACCGCCATCACAGGACCCGCGCTGGCACTCGCCCAGGATCCCGTCGCCGACCGCCTGAACCCAGCGGCCGCGCCAGCGGCGGAACAGGACAGGGAAAGCCTGGCCGACACACTCTCCAGCCTCGTCCTGCACGGCCTGCTCCGTCCGTGCGGACAGTGA